One window of the Roseofilum capinflatum BLCC-M114 genome contains the following:
- a CDS encoding Uma2 family endonuclease, with product MPSTTLAPIQKQVSPENRIILRNISWSTYQALMTDVGEDRGWRIAYQEGVLELRMPLKEHELPKIMISKLLAALSEELEIEILELGSLLLEREDLTRAIEPDTCCYIQNESLVRNKNIEFPNDPPPDLAVESDLTHSSINKFKIYGALGVPELWRYTKETLQVYQLIEGEYKRSDKSLAFPFLPLDEIPGFIEQSKEVGQRLAVRLFRERIREILESQSK from the coding sequence ATGCCAAGTACAACATTAGCTCCCATACAAAAGCAAGTTTCCCCAGAAAATCGCATCATTTTACGCAATATAAGCTGGTCAACTTATCAGGCACTGATGACAGATGTGGGCGAGGATCGGGGGTGGAGAATTGCTTATCAGGAAGGAGTATTAGAACTGAGAATGCCATTAAAAGAGCATGAATTGCCTAAAATCATGATTTCTAAATTGCTTGCTGCTTTATCAGAAGAGCTGGAAATTGAAATTCTGGAACTGGGTTCATTGCTCTTAGAACGGGAAGATTTAACTCGTGCCATTGAACCCGATACTTGCTGTTATATTCAGAATGAATCCTTGGTCAGAAATAAAAACATCGAATTCCCAAACGATCCGCCTCCAGATTTAGCGGTAGAATCGGATCTCACTCACTCATCGATCAATAAATTTAAGATTTATGGAGCGTTGGGAGTGCCGGAACTGTGGAGATATACCAAGGAAACCCTACAAGTTTATCAACTCATTGAGGGAGAATATAAACGGTCAGATAAAAGTCTGGCTTTCCCGTTTTTGCCTTTGGATGAAATACCGGGTTTTATTGAGCAGAGTAAAGAGGTTGGCCAGCGTTT